A portion of the Sandaracinobacteroides saxicola genome contains these proteins:
- the flgM gene encoding flagellar biosynthesis anti-sigma factor FlgM: protein MTEREPPLNDEIAQLARELAITPPIDEAKVARVKAAIASGQYRIDPDAIADALIRWSGQTAPSAP from the coding sequence ATGACCGAACGAGAACCACCATTGAACGACGAAATCGCCCAGCTCGCCCGCGAACTCGCCATCACCCCGCCCATCGACGAGGCCAAGGTTGCCCGCGTCAAGGCCGCCATCGCCAGTGGCCAGTACCGCATCGATCCCGATGCCATCGCCGACGCGCTCATCCGCTGGTCAGGGCAAACCGCGCCATCTGCGCCCTGA
- the uvrC gene encoding excinuclease ABC subunit UvrC, whose protein sequence is MASRPDNPHGHDRFMEEGATFAVRGKEVPDLERGVEAIRNTLKTLGRGPGVYRMVDAGDHVLYVGKAKSLRARVTNYTQVSRLPRRLQRMVAQTRGMTIVTTNSEAEALLLEAQLIKRFRPPYNVLLRDDKSFPFIVLREDHDFARIGKHRGARAAKALYYGPFASAGSVNMTLNALQKIFLLRSCSDSYFANRDRPCLLYQIKRCSAPCVGRVTPEGYGELVADAKAFLSGRSVGVQKKLGAAMQAAAEARDYELAAVYRDRLKALTFIQGTQGINAEDERLDADVFALAAKEGCLCIQAFFIRGGQNWGHRAFFPAHVSDVPEEEVLMSFLAQLYEEMAPPAQLLLDRALPEAALLEEALSARAGHRVAVKHPQRGSLTRLTAQAARNAVEALDRRLMEGNTQAKHLRGLAELFGLEEAPGRIEIYDNSHIMGTNALGAMVVAGPEGFRKGQYRKFNMKAADVTPGDDFGMMKAMLRRRFARLEAEDPGREAGEWPDLLLIDGGKGQVSAVVAALAEAGIEDVPIVGVAKGPDRNAGRETFHLPDGREISLPPNDPLLFFIQRLRDEAHRFAIGAHRDKRSKALGVSTLDEVPGIGPARKKALLMHFGTARAVKAAALEDLLKAPGINRATAEAVWGHFHP, encoded by the coding sequence ATGGCGAGCCGTCCTGACAACCCGCATGGCCATGACCGTTTCATGGAGGAAGGCGCCACCTTCGCGGTGCGGGGCAAGGAGGTGCCCGACCTGGAGCGCGGGGTGGAGGCGATCCGCAACACGCTGAAGACGCTGGGGCGCGGACCGGGCGTTTATCGCATGGTCGATGCCGGCGACCATGTGCTGTATGTGGGCAAGGCGAAATCGCTGCGGGCGCGGGTGACCAATTACACGCAGGTGAGCCGGCTGCCGCGCCGGTTGCAGCGGATGGTGGCGCAGACGCGCGGCATGACGATCGTGACCACCAACAGCGAGGCGGAGGCGCTGCTGCTGGAGGCGCAGCTGATCAAGCGCTTCCGGCCGCCGTACAATGTGCTGCTGCGCGACGACAAGAGCTTCCCCTTCATCGTGCTGCGGGAGGATCATGACTTCGCCCGGATCGGCAAGCATCGCGGCGCGCGCGCGGCCAAGGCGCTGTATTACGGGCCGTTCGCCAGCGCCGGCAGCGTCAACATGACGCTGAACGCGTTGCAGAAGATTTTCCTGCTGCGGAGTTGCAGCGACAGTTATTTCGCCAACCGCGACCGGCCCTGCCTGCTATACCAGATTAAGCGCTGCTCGGCGCCGTGCGTCGGGCGGGTCACGCCGGAGGGTTATGGCGAGCTGGTGGCCGATGCGAAGGCCTTCCTGAGCGGCCGCAGCGTGGGGGTACAGAAGAAGCTGGGCGCGGCGATGCAGGCGGCGGCGGAGGCGCGGGATTATGAGCTGGCCGCGGTCTACCGTGACCGGCTGAAGGCGCTGACCTTCATCCAGGGCACGCAGGGCATCAATGCCGAGGATGAGCGGCTGGATGCCGACGTGTTCGCGCTGGCGGCCAAGGAAGGCTGCCTGTGCATCCAGGCCTTCTTCATTCGGGGCGGGCAGAATTGGGGGCACCGCGCCTTCTTCCCGGCGCATGTCAGCGACGTGCCGGAGGAGGAGGTGCTGATGAGCTTCCTCGCCCAGCTGTATGAGGAGATGGCGCCGCCGGCGCAGCTGCTGCTCGACCGCGCGCTTCCCGAAGCGGCGCTGCTGGAGGAGGCATTGTCCGCCCGCGCCGGGCATCGGGTGGCGGTGAAGCATCCGCAGCGCGGCAGCCTGACGCGGCTGACGGCGCAGGCCGCGCGCAACGCGGTGGAGGCGCTCGACCGGCGGCTGATGGAGGGCAACACGCAGGCGAAGCATCTGCGCGGGCTGGCCGAGCTGTTCGGGCTGGAGGAGGCGCCGGGCCGGATCGAAATCTATGACAACAGCCATATCATGGGGACCAACGCGCTGGGGGCGATGGTGGTCGCCGGACCGGAGGGCTTCCGCAAGGGCCAGTATCGCAAGTTCAACATGAAGGCGGCGGATGTGACGCCCGGTGATGATTTCGGCATGATGAAGGCGATGCTGCGGCGGCGCTTCGCGCGGCTGGAGGCGGAGGACCCGGGGCGCGAGGCCGGGGAGTGGCCCGACCTGCTGCTGATCGACGGCGGCAAGGGCCAGGTGAGCGCGGTGGTGGCGGCGCTGGCGGAAGCAGGCATCGAGGATGTGCCGATCGTCGGCGTGGCGAAAGGGCCGGACCGCAACGCCGGGCGGGAGACATTCCACCTGCCGGACGGGCGGGAGATCAGCCTGCCCCCCAATGATCCGCTGCTGTTCTTCATCCAGCGGCTGCGCGACGAGGCGCATCGCTTTGCCATCGGGGCGCATCGCGACAAGCGATCGAAGGCGCTGGGGGTGAGCACGCTGGACGAGGTGCCCGGCATCGGGCCTGCAAGGAAGAAGGCGCTGCTGATGCATTTCGGCACGGCGCGGGCGGTGAAGGCGGCGGCGCTGGAGGATCTGTTGAAGGCGCCGGGGATCAACCGGGCGACGGCGGAGGCGGTGTGGGGGCATTTTCACCCCTGA
- a CDS encoding PEPxxWA-CTERM sorting domain-containing protein: MTYQISKGLVGAVLLAGASTASAGIASGGHWQAVNDIVGQTSTATVAGGGNPLYIPPKPQYSGSVGILMDYGADGAFVCSGSLVNNNAVVTAAHCVSDGTAARPLSTTVFFYGGQDDPALYANGSPATRIAVSSIRVNSAYTGEVIDENDIAILRLATDAPGFAPRIGLSSLTDLTGVEHIIAGYGVRSDTGGSIGSNLGTGRLRYAGNRWDFRFGDADFNGYWNGAFGSASVDNVWISDFDNGTAFRDGSCNVGIFEGFSDPVFSSAKYCNTGIGAFEGIGGGGDSGAGYFVDGKLAAVHSFALWYRSDESQNRFGQLKGAVSIYNHLDFITSNIPEPATWAMMIIGFGMVGGAARRSARMAKAA; the protein is encoded by the coding sequence ATGACATATCAGATTTCGAAGGGCCTGGTCGGGGCCGTGCTGTTGGCGGGTGCGTCGACGGCGTCTGCCGGCATTGCCAGCGGTGGCCATTGGCAGGCGGTGAACGACATCGTCGGCCAGACCTCCACGGCGACGGTCGCCGGTGGTGGCAACCCGCTCTACATCCCGCCGAAACCGCAATACAGCGGCTCGGTCGGCATCCTGATGGATTATGGCGCCGATGGCGCGTTCGTCTGCTCCGGCAGCCTGGTGAACAACAATGCCGTGGTGACGGCGGCGCATTGCGTCAGCGACGGCACGGCGGCGCGCCCCCTGTCCACGACGGTGTTCTTCTACGGCGGGCAGGATGATCCGGCGCTCTATGCCAACGGTTCGCCGGCGACCCGTATCGCGGTGAGCAGCATCCGGGTGAACAGCGCCTACACCGGCGAGGTGATCGATGAGAATGACATCGCCATCCTGCGGCTGGCGACCGACGCGCCGGGCTTCGCGCCGCGCATCGGCCTGTCGTCGCTGACCGACCTGACCGGCGTGGAGCATATCATCGCCGGCTATGGCGTCCGTTCGGACACCGGCGGCTCGATCGGCTCCAACCTGGGTACCGGCCGGCTGCGCTATGCCGGCAACCGCTGGGACTTCCGCTTCGGCGATGCCGATTTCAACGGCTACTGGAATGGGGCCTTCGGTTCGGCCTCGGTGGACAATGTCTGGATCTCCGACTTCGACAATGGCACGGCGTTCCGCGACGGCTCGTGCAATGTCGGCATCTTCGAGGGCTTCAGCGATCCGGTGTTCAGCAGCGCCAAATATTGCAACACCGGCATCGGCGCCTTCGAAGGCATCGGCGGCGGCGGTGATTCGGGCGCCGGCTATTTCGTGGACGGCAAGCTGGCGGCGGTTCACAGCTTCGCGCTGTGGTATCGCAGCGACGAATCGCAGAACCGTTTCGGCCAGCTGAAGGGTGCGGTGTCCATCTATAACCATCTGGATTTCATCACCAGCAACATTCCCGAGCCGGCCACCTGGGCGATGATGATCATCGGCTTTGGCATGGTGGGCGGCGCGGCCCGCCGCTCGGCAAGGATGGCGAAGGCGGCCTGA
- a CDS encoding glutathione S-transferase family protein, producing MIRLYTAATPNGYKVSVALEEMALPYEVHRIDLSKGEQKQDWFLKICPNGRIPAIEDDGFAVFESGAILVYLAEKTGLFLPTDAKGRSRVMQWLMFQMGGVGPMMGQANVFFRYFPEKIQPAIDRYQGEVKRLFGVLDRQLADHEYLAGDYSIADMATWCWTRTASWSGVESAPFVHLSRWHAAIAARPAAQRGIEVPDDAGAMRKALSNTDEEANRKFAEEARKIVEMGKRD from the coding sequence ATGATCAGGCTGTACACGGCGGCGACGCCCAACGGGTACAAGGTGTCGGTGGCGCTGGAGGAAATGGCGCTGCCCTATGAGGTGCATCGCATCGACCTTTCCAAAGGCGAGCAGAAGCAGGACTGGTTCCTGAAAATCTGCCCCAACGGGCGCATCCCGGCGATCGAGGATGATGGCTTCGCGGTGTTCGAGAGCGGCGCGATCCTGGTTTACCTGGCGGAGAAGACGGGCCTGTTCCTGCCGACCGATGCAAAGGGGCGCAGCCGGGTGATGCAGTGGCTGATGTTCCAGATGGGCGGCGTGGGGCCGATGATGGGACAGGCGAACGTGTTCTTCCGCTATTTCCCGGAGAAGATCCAGCCGGCGATCGACCGCTATCAGGGCGAGGTGAAGCGGCTGTTCGGCGTGCTCGACCGGCAGCTGGCGGACCATGAGTATCTGGCCGGCGATTATTCCATCGCCGACATGGCGACCTGGTGCTGGACTCGCACGGCGAGCTGGTCGGGCGTGGAATCGGCGCCGTTCGTGCACCTGTCGCGCTGGCATGCGGCGATCGCGGCGCGGCCGGCGGCGCAGCGGGGCATCGAGGTGCCGGATGATGCCGGTGCGATGCGCAAGGCCTTGAGCAACACCGACGAGGAGGCCAACCGGAAATTCGCCGAGGAAGCGCGGAAGATCGTGGAGATGGGCAAGCGGGACTGA
- a CDS encoding TonB-dependent receptor, whose amino-acid sequence MVAGFRAALLLSSMLAAPVLAQGAPSPAVTAAADAEEIVVYGRGEVRQQAVVTAADIAVLTPGSSAFKAIEKLPGVNFQSADPFGVYEWSTRISLRGFNQNQLGFTLDGVPLGDMSYGNTNGLHISRAIISDNIATTKVSQGAGALGTASTSNLGGTIEFISREPGADFGMAANATYGSENTFRGFLRLDSGDLGGFRASLSYAYLDAGKWKGSGQQRSHQVNAKATYGFGDSGKVTAFVNFTDRKENDYQDLSLDMIRRLGYDWDNVSSNWPLAVRVAYVGANTGYTGVSVAPNGFGTVYPAPFANADDAYYDAGGLRRDWLTGLKVESKLGEAVTASVQGYYHSNKGQGSWFTPYAVSPSGGIPIAFRTTEYDISRWGVIGTLAGEFGAHRPALTLWYENNDFNQARRFYDIGSSLTAPNTTALTYQSNPFFTQWYNAYTTRTLQFSVQDQWDVTDDFTLSAGFKGQSVKLRADAIAPSPGPLALGRIKNEDLFLPQVGALYRLGGGTELFANFTANQRAFTAAATSGPFATTQLRFDAIRNRLRPEKSNTVEGGVRFGEGAVRGVVAVYYVNFKDRLLIAPVGAGIEGRPPVLANVGNVRSLGVETGVTWRIMPPLTLTLSYAYNESTYRNNVVDDAGAVLQAIRGKRVVDSPDSIGNLDIAYDDGAFQARAGANWMSRRYFTYSNDQSVPGRVLVDASIGYRINGTGSFADGFAIQASVTNLFDKRYVSTIGSNGYGFSGDNQTLMAGAPRQAFVTVKKEF is encoded by the coding sequence ATGGTGGCAGGTTTTCGCGCAGCGTTGCTGTTGTCCTCGATGCTGGCGGCGCCGGTGCTGGCGCAGGGGGCGCCCTCCCCCGCGGTGACGGCGGCGGCGGATGCCGAGGAAATCGTGGTCTATGGCCGCGGCGAGGTGCGGCAGCAGGCGGTGGTGACGGCGGCCGACATCGCCGTGCTGACGCCGGGATCGAGCGCGTTCAAGGCGATCGAGAAGCTGCCGGGGGTGAATTTCCAGTCGGCCGACCCGTTCGGCGTTTATGAATGGTCGACACGGATCTCGCTGCGCGGGTTCAACCAGAACCAGCTGGGGTTCACGCTGGACGGCGTGCCGCTGGGCGACATGTCCTATGGCAACACCAACGGGCTGCATATCAGCCGGGCGATCATCAGCGACAATATCGCGACGACGAAGGTGAGCCAGGGGGCCGGTGCGCTGGGGACGGCGAGCACGAGCAACCTGGGCGGCACGATCGAGTTCATCAGCCGCGAACCCGGCGCCGATTTCGGCATGGCGGCGAACGCCACCTATGGCTCGGAAAACACGTTCCGCGGTTTCCTGCGGCTGGACAGCGGCGACCTGGGCGGGTTCCGCGCGTCGCTTTCCTATGCCTATCTGGACGCCGGCAAGTGGAAGGGCAGCGGGCAGCAGCGCAGCCACCAGGTGAACGCCAAGGCGACCTATGGTTTCGGTGACAGCGGCAAGGTAACGGCCTTCGTGAACTTCACCGACCGGAAGGAGAATGACTATCAGGACCTGTCGCTCGATATGATCCGGCGGCTGGGCTATGACTGGGACAATGTCTCCAGCAACTGGCCGCTGGCGGTGCGGGTGGCCTATGTCGGGGCGAACACCGGCTATACCGGGGTGAGCGTGGCGCCGAACGGGTTCGGAACGGTGTATCCGGCGCCGTTCGCCAATGCCGACGATGCCTATTATGACGCCGGCGGGCTGCGGCGGGACTGGCTGACCGGGCTGAAGGTGGAATCGAAGCTGGGCGAGGCGGTGACGGCGAGCGTCCAGGGCTATTATCACAGCAACAAGGGCCAGGGGTCCTGGTTCACGCCCTATGCGGTGTCACCGAGCGGCGGGATTCCGATCGCGTTCCGGACGACCGAATATGACATCTCGCGCTGGGGGGTGATCGGCACGCTGGCGGGCGAGTTCGGGGCGCACCGGCCGGCGCTGACGCTGTGGTACGAGAACAACGACTTCAACCAGGCGCGGCGCTTCTATGACATCGGATCGAGCCTGACGGCGCCGAACACGACGGCGCTGACCTATCAGTCGAACCCGTTCTTCACGCAGTGGTACAATGCCTATACCACCCGCACCTTGCAGTTTTCGGTGCAGGACCAGTGGGATGTGACCGACGACTTCACCCTGTCGGCGGGGTTCAAGGGGCAGTCGGTGAAACTGCGCGCGGACGCGATCGCGCCGTCGCCCGGCCCGCTGGCGCTGGGGCGGATCAAGAATGAGGACCTGTTCCTGCCGCAGGTGGGGGCGCTGTACCGGCTGGGGGGCGGCACCGAGCTGTTCGCCAACTTCACGGCGAACCAGCGGGCGTTCACGGCGGCGGCGACGTCCGGGCCGTTCGCGACGACGCAGCTGCGTTTCGACGCGATCCGCAACCGGCTGCGGCCGGAGAAGTCCAACACGGTGGAAGGCGGCGTGCGCTTTGGCGAGGGCGCGGTGCGTGGCGTGGTCGCGGTCTATTATGTCAATTTCAAGGACCGGCTGCTGATCGCGCCGGTGGGCGCAGGGATCGAAGGCCGGCCGCCGGTGCTGGCGAATGTCGGCAACGTGCGCTCGCTGGGGGTGGAGACCGGGGTGACGTGGCGCATCATGCCGCCGCTGACGCTGACGCTGAGCTATGCCTATAATGAATCGACCTATCGCAACAATGTGGTGGATGATGCCGGCGCGGTGTTGCAGGCGATCCGGGGCAAGCGGGTGGTGGACAGCCCGGACAGCATCGGCAACCTGGACATCGCCTATGACGACGGCGCGTTCCAGGCGCGGGCCGGCGCCAACTGGATGTCGCGGCGTTACTTCACCTATTCCAACGACCAGTCGGTGCCGGGGCGCGTGCTGGTGGATGCCAGCATCGGCTATCGCATCAACGGCACGGGCAGTTTCGCCGACGGCTTCGCGATCCAGGCGAGCGTGACCAATCTGTTCGACAAACGCTATGTGTCCACCATCGGTTCGAACGGCTATGGCTTCAGTGGCGACAACCAGACGCTGATGGCGGGAGCACCGCGGCAGGCGTTCGTGACGGTCAAGAAGGAGTTCTGA
- a CDS encoding glycerophosphodiester phosphodiesterase, with protein MARWLVFALLMLSGVAMAAPPAPPIVIAHRGASAERPEHTLEAYAEAIREGADFIEPDLVPTKDGVLVARHENEISGTTDVAERPEFAGRKATKTIDGELVTGWFTEDFTLAELKTLRAKERLPQLRPANRVWDGKLEVPTLQEIIDLVRAEAKRSGRVVGIYPETKHPSYFRSIGLPLEARLVEQLHRNGYKGRKAPVFIQSFEVDNLKLLRSLTDLPLIQLVGDRGAPADGAVASYDAMMEPAELKAIARYADGIGPFKDRVIPRKADGSLGEPSCLVPMAHAEGLKVHPWTMRPENYFLPLPYRRGDDPTARGDAAGEIAAFLKAGVDGVFSDSPAAAVTAVRQAVPAAR; from the coding sequence ATGGCACGATGGCTGGTCTTCGCGCTGCTGATGCTGTCAGGTGTCGCCATGGCCGCCCCCCCTGCCCCGCCGATCGTGATCGCGCATCGCGGCGCCTCTGCGGAGCGGCCGGAGCATACGCTGGAGGCCTATGCCGAGGCGATCCGGGAGGGGGCGGATTTCATCGAGCCCGATCTGGTGCCGACGAAGGATGGCGTGCTGGTGGCGCGGCACGAGAATGAGATTTCCGGCACGACCGATGTGGCGGAGCGGCCGGAATTCGCCGGGCGGAAGGCAACGAAGACCATCGACGGCGAGTTGGTGACGGGCTGGTTCACCGAGGATTTCACGCTGGCCGAGCTGAAGACGCTGCGGGCAAAGGAACGGCTGCCGCAGCTGCGGCCGGCGAACCGCGTCTGGGACGGGAAGCTGGAGGTGCCGACCCTGCAGGAGATCATCGATCTGGTGCGGGCCGAGGCGAAACGCAGCGGGCGGGTGGTCGGCATTTATCCGGAGACGAAACACCCGAGCTATTTCCGGAGCATCGGCCTGCCGCTGGAGGCGCGGCTGGTGGAGCAGCTGCACCGCAATGGCTATAAGGGACGCAAGGCCCCGGTGTTCATCCAGAGTTTCGAGGTGGACAATCTGAAGCTGTTGCGGTCGCTGACCGACCTGCCGCTCATCCAACTGGTGGGTGACAGGGGCGCGCCGGCGGACGGGGCGGTGGCGAGCTATGACGCGATGATGGAGCCGGCCGAGCTGAAGGCCATCGCACGCTATGCCGACGGCATCGGGCCGTTCAAGGACCGGGTGATTCCGCGCAAGGCCGATGGGTCGCTGGGCGAGCCGAGCTGCCTGGTGCCGATGGCGCATGCGGAAGGGCTGAAGGTGCATCCCTGGACGATGCGGCCGGAGAATTATTTCCTGCCTTTGCCGTATCGGCGTGGCGACGACCCGACGGCGCGGGGCGATGCGGCGGGCGAGATCGCGGCGTTTCTGAAGGCCGGCGTGGACGGGGTGTTCAGCGATTCGCCGGCGGCGGCGGTGACGGCGGTTCGGCAGGCCGTTCCAGCAGCGCGTTGA
- a CDS encoding PaaI family thioesterase has protein sequence MIPLPPYAATLGLRRDGETFVMPFDPGLIGAPERLHGGSIAGFLEVAAIVALRERLGAGVAIKPVNVTVDYLRVGLMRDTFAAVEITRAGRRVANLRATAWQDGRDRPIATATINALLERPAEPPSPPPPANR, from the coding sequence GTGATCCCGCTGCCGCCCTATGCCGCCACCCTCGGCCTGCGCCGCGACGGCGAGACTTTCGTCATGCCCTTCGATCCCGGCCTGATCGGCGCCCCCGAACGGCTGCATGGCGGTTCCATCGCCGGCTTCCTGGAGGTCGCCGCCATCGTCGCGCTGCGTGAACGCCTCGGCGCCGGCGTCGCGATCAAGCCGGTCAATGTCACCGTCGATTATCTCCGCGTCGGGCTGATGCGCGACACCTTCGCCGCGGTGGAGATCACCCGCGCCGGCCGCCGTGTTGCCAACCTGCGCGCCACTGCCTGGCAGGACGGCCGCGACCGCCCCATCGCCACCGCCACCATCAACGCGCTGCTGGAACGGCCTGCCGAACCGCCGTCACCGCCGCCGCCGGCGAATCGCTGA
- a CDS encoding PaaI family thioesterase, producing the protein MSFDPATIVDRFVRYVPHHRTLGLRFLAAGDGWAELELPYAPHLVAYPDTGVIASGAIFSLMDSASGISVIMALKRWVQHATLDLRADYLRPATPGATVVGRAETYKLTRSVAFVRGIAHDGDPARPVAHVTGTFMMTDA; encoded by the coding sequence ATGAGCTTCGATCCCGCCACCATCGTCGACCGTTTCGTGCGCTACGTGCCGCACCACCGCACGCTCGGCCTGCGCTTCCTCGCCGCCGGCGACGGCTGGGCGGAACTCGAACTGCCCTATGCCCCCCACCTGGTCGCCTATCCCGACACTGGCGTCATCGCCTCGGGCGCGATCTTCAGCCTGATGGATTCGGCCTCCGGCATCAGCGTCATCATGGCGCTGAAACGCTGGGTGCAGCACGCCACGCTGGACCTGCGTGCCGATTATCTCCGCCCGGCCACCCCCGGCGCGACGGTCGTGGGTCGCGCCGAAACCTACAAACTCACCCGCAGCGTCGCCTTCGTCCGCGGCATCGCGCATGATGGCGATCCCGCGCGTCCGGTCGCGCATGTCACCGGCACCTTCATGATGACCGACGCGTGA
- a CDS encoding SufE family protein produces MLPTFPHILDEWDAALDWDDRYAQLIALGRALPPMDPALKTDATRVPGCSANVWVYPLAEGERLRFAADSDAAITKGIVALVVAMADGKTPAEVLATDFAATIDRLGLRQHLSSNRTQGLPNMIARVREAATRLAA; encoded by the coding sequence ATGCTTCCCACTTTCCCGCACATCCTGGACGAATGGGACGCCGCGCTCGACTGGGATGACCGTTACGCCCAGCTCATCGCGCTCGGTCGCGCGCTGCCGCCGATGGACCCCGCGCTCAAGACCGATGCCACCCGCGTCCCCGGCTGCTCCGCCAATGTCTGGGTCTATCCGCTGGCGGAGGGTGAGCGGCTGCGCTTCGCCGCCGACAGCGACGCCGCCATCACCAAGGGGATCGTCGCGCTGGTGGTCGCCATGGCCGACGGCAAGACCCCGGCGGAAGTCCTCGCCACCGATTTCGCCGCCACCATCGATCGGCTGGGCCTGCGCCAGCACCTGTCCAGCAACCGCACGCAGGGCCTGCCCAACATGATCGCGCGCGTGCGCGAAGCCGCGACCCGCCTCGCCGCATGA
- a CDS encoding patatin-like phospholipase family protein yields the protein MEIRGVLADVGLFAGLSADALDALAAVAVPMGLPGGARLIEQGGVSAGVWVLLSGRLKVVRAGESGPLGFVNPGESVGELSMISGAPHMAHVSAVRDSLLLHVPKEALRQVLRDSPESMWRMMQLLVTRTTRQEGLAAPRTLAVIALTPGLDALDFARRLVAPLQALGLKVALLSDGDARAGPDALAAVEAAHDVTLYAAGGEAETWRARALRQADRVLLLAGRARPLHPELRALLAASAAAPFDLALLEGEDAAGWRALLPLSVTLPVAAGDGAALGRLARLLVNRAVGIVLSGGGARGLAHLGVVKALRAAGVVIDRFAGVSMGSIVAAGYAAGWSQEEAEARFHASFVVANPVSDYTLPLLALTGGRKVSALLRAAFGERRIEALPHPYFCVSTNLSNASERLHREGLLWQAVRASLAIPGLLPPVAMAGEVLVDGAVLNNFPVLHARGEGRGPVIGVDVGSQLALECRAEELDGSGFRWLGRRGEAPGIASVLARSGTLTSRETRANAARACDLLLTPPVGGLPILDWRQFGRALEIGYAHASERIAAAPAEVLGRLGL from the coding sequence GTGGAGATTCGGGGGGTGCTGGCTGACGTGGGTCTGTTCGCCGGGCTGTCGGCTGACGCGCTGGATGCGCTCGCCGCGGTGGCGGTGCCCATGGGGCTGCCCGGTGGCGCGCGGCTGATCGAGCAGGGCGGGGTCAGCGCCGGCGTCTGGGTGTTGCTGTCGGGCCGGTTGAAGGTGGTGCGGGCAGGCGAGAGCGGGCCGCTGGGGTTCGTCAATCCGGGCGAGAGCGTCGGCGAACTGTCGATGATTTCCGGCGCGCCGCACATGGCGCATGTCAGCGCGGTGCGCGACAGCCTGTTGCTGCACGTGCCGAAGGAGGCGCTGCGGCAGGTGCTGCGCGATTCACCGGAATCGATGTGGCGGATGATGCAGCTGCTGGTGACGCGCACGACCCGGCAGGAGGGGCTGGCGGCGCCGCGGACGCTGGCGGTGATCGCGCTGACGCCGGGGCTGGACGCGTTGGACTTCGCCCGCCGGCTGGTGGCGCCGTTGCAGGCGTTGGGGTTGAAGGTGGCGCTGCTCAGCGATGGTGACGCCCGCGCCGGTCCCGATGCGCTGGCGGCGGTGGAGGCAGCGCATGACGTGACGCTCTATGCCGCCGGCGGGGAGGCCGAGACCTGGCGGGCACGGGCGTTGCGGCAGGCCGACCGGGTGTTGTTGCTGGCGGGGCGGGCGCGGCCGCTGCACCCCGAATTGCGGGCGTTGCTGGCGGCCTCCGCGGCGGCGCCGTTCGACCTGGCACTGCTGGAGGGGGAGGATGCCGCGGGATGGCGGGCCCTGCTGCCGCTGTCCGTGACGCTGCCGGTGGCGGCGGGTGACGGCGCGGCGCTCGGCCGGCTGGCGCGGCTGCTGGTGAATCGCGCGGTGGGCATCGTGCTGTCCGGCGGTGGCGCGCGCGGGCTGGCGCATCTGGGTGTGGTGAAGGCGCTGCGGGCGGCGGGCGTGGTGATCGACCGCTTCGCCGGTGTGTCGATGGGGTCGATCGTGGCCGCGGGCTATGCCGCCGGCTGGAGCCAGGAGGAGGCGGAGGCGCGCTTCCATGCCAGTTTCGTGGTGGCGAACCCGGTCAGCGATTACACGCTGCCGCTGCTGGCGCTGACGGGCGGGCGCAAGGTGAGCGCGCTGCTGCGGGCGGCGTTCGGCGAGCGCCGGATCGAGGCCCTGCCCCACCCCTATTTTTGCGTGTCCACCAACCTTTCGAACGCGAGCGAGCGGCTGCACCGCGAGGGCCTGTTGTGGCAGGCGGTGCGGGCCAGCCTGGCGATCCCCGGGCTGTTGCCGCCGGTGGCGATGGCGGGCGAGGTGCTGGTGGACGGCGCCGTGCTGAACAATTTCCCGGTGCTGCATGCGCGGGGCGAGGGGCGCGGGCCGGTGATCGGGGTGGATGTGGGCAGCCAGCTGGCGCTGGAATGCCGCGCGGAGGAGCTGGATGGCAGCGGTTTTCGCTGGCTGGGGCGGCGGGGCGAGGCGCCGGGCATCGCCTCGGTGCTGGCGCGCTCCGGCACGCTGACCAGCCGGGAAACGCGGGCCAATGCGGCGCGGGCGTGCGACCTGCTGCTGACACCACCAGTGGGCGGATTGCCGATCCTGGACTGGCGGCAGTTCGGCCGCGCGCTGGAGATTGGTTACGCCCATGCCAGCGAGCGGATTGCGGCGGCGCCCGCGGAGGTGCTGGGGCGGCTGGGGTTGTAG